In Rhodothermus profundi, the following are encoded in one genomic region:
- the dnaN gene encoding DNA polymerase III subunit beta, with protein sequence MRFTVSSTDLLKALTAVAGVVPSKATMPILECILFEAEDQALRLSATDLEISIVERLPIQLELQNGKEGARRVAVPARRLLETLRALPDLPVQFSADESFNVTLTTDQGHYKMVGFDGADYPALPELAEAHSLPVDAALLRRAIQKTAFAVSKDTLRPAMMGIFFQVLPEEGRVVATDGHRLVRLRLRELVSETPLEFIVPEKATALVAKLAAQLDGTCTIRVDERHVAFEMGPARIISRLIDEVYPNYEAVIPVENDRRLVVDRDAFLSAVKRVGLYASSTTNQVRLTLEPDHVEIAAEDIERASEAYERVPCAYDGEPMVIGFNAGYLTEVLGNVDSDEVVLEFSSPNRAGVVMPHEQAEGEDLLMLIMPVMLNTYA encoded by the coding sequence ATGCGTTTTACCGTATCGAGCACGGACCTGCTGAAAGCTCTTACGGCCGTTGCGGGCGTTGTCCCTTCCAAGGCCACCATGCCTATCTTGGAGTGCATCTTATTTGAGGCGGAAGACCAGGCGCTGCGCCTGAGCGCAACCGACCTGGAGATCTCCATTGTCGAGCGCCTTCCGATCCAGCTAGAGCTTCAAAACGGAAAGGAGGGGGCGCGTCGTGTGGCCGTTCCGGCCCGGCGTCTGCTGGAGACGCTTCGGGCGCTGCCTGATTTGCCGGTCCAGTTCAGCGCCGACGAATCGTTCAACGTAACGCTGACTACCGACCAGGGGCACTACAAGATGGTTGGCTTTGATGGGGCCGACTATCCTGCGCTCCCAGAACTGGCAGAGGCCCACAGCCTGCCTGTCGATGCGGCGCTGCTGCGCCGCGCCATTCAGAAGACAGCCTTTGCCGTCAGCAAGGATACCTTGCGCCCGGCTATGATGGGCATCTTCTTCCAGGTGCTGCCCGAAGAAGGACGGGTTGTTGCCACCGACGGCCACCGGCTGGTCCGGCTTCGGTTGCGCGAGCTTGTCAGCGAAACGCCTCTGGAGTTCATCGTTCCGGAAAAGGCTACGGCACTGGTAGCCAAGCTGGCTGCGCAGCTCGATGGCACCTGCACAATTCGCGTGGACGAGCGCCACGTCGCCTTTGAGATGGGTCCTGCCCGCATCATTAGCCGATTGATCGACGAAGTGTATCCCAATTACGAAGCCGTCATTCCGGTTGAAAATGACCGACGTCTGGTAGTAGACCGTGACGCCTTTCTGTCGGCTGTTAAACGCGTAGGCCTTTATGCCTCCAGCACCACCAACCAGGTGCGGCTGACGCTGGAGCCGGATCATGTGGAAATTGCCGCGGAAGATATCGAACGGGCCAGTGAGGCGTATGAGCGCGTGCCCTGCGCTTACGATGGGGAACCGATGGTGATCGGCTTCAACGCAGGCTATCTGACAGAGGTATTGGGCAATGTGGACTCCGACGAGGTAGTGCTGGAGTTCAGCTCGCCCAATCGCGCCGGTGTAGTCATGCCGCACGAACAGGCAGAAGGAGAAGACCTGCTTATGCTGATTATGCCGGTGATGTTGAACACCTATGCCTGA
- the pyrH gene encoding UMP kinase → MAGESDTSNNGRRPRYRRILLKLSGEALMGQKPYGIDWHVLETYAQEIRQVVALGVSVGIVIGGGNIFRGVQNASRGMKRAHADYMGMLATMINAMALQDALEQAGLDTRLQSSIKMEQIAEPFIRRRAIRHLEKGRVVIFGAGTGNPYFTTDTAAALRALEIEADVLLKGTRVDGVYSADPERDPNARLFTSIHGREVIQRDLRVMDMTAFTLCREAGLPIIVFNMNKPGNLLRVVCGEPVGTLVYWTETPPSLTETAPT, encoded by the coding sequence ATGGCAGGCGAATCGGACACATCGAATAATGGACGGCGCCCCCGCTACCGGCGCATTCTGCTCAAATTGAGCGGCGAGGCCCTGATGGGCCAGAAACCCTACGGCATCGACTGGCACGTGTTGGAAACCTACGCGCAGGAAATCCGCCAGGTAGTTGCCCTGGGCGTCTCCGTAGGCATTGTGATCGGTGGTGGCAATATCTTTCGGGGGGTGCAGAACGCCTCGCGTGGAATGAAACGCGCCCATGCCGACTACATGGGCATGCTGGCCACCATGATCAATGCCATGGCGCTGCAGGATGCCCTGGAACAGGCCGGCCTCGACACGCGCCTGCAATCCAGCATCAAGATGGAGCAAATCGCAGAGCCGTTTATCCGCCGCCGGGCTATCCGGCACCTGGAAAAAGGCCGGGTGGTTATCTTTGGAGCCGGCACAGGCAACCCGTACTTCACCACCGATACGGCGGCCGCCCTCCGCGCGCTGGAAATCGAGGCGGATGTGCTGCTCAAGGGCACCCGGGTCGATGGCGTCTATTCGGCAGACCCGGAACGCGACCCCAACGCCCGCCTGTTTACTTCCATCCATGGACGGGAAGTAATCCAGCGGGATCTCCGCGTGATGGATATGACGGCTTTCACGCTATGCCGGGAAGCAGGGCTCCCCATTATCGTGTTTAACATGAACAAACCTGGCAACCTGCTACGCGTGGTCTGCGGCGAGCCGGTCGGTACGCTGGTCTACTGGACTGAAACCCCGCCTTCGCTGACCGAAACAGCTCCCACTTAA
- the gmk gene encoding guanylate kinase has translation MPEPRIVILTAPSGAGKTTLARRLQEALPQLRFSVSATTRPPRPGERHGIDYYFLSEEAFRKLIEQDALIEYEEVYPGRFYGTLRREIETASRTHPVLLDIDVKGALRVKQQFGDEAFAIFVRPPSLETLAERLRNRGTEDETTLRQRLERARMELALADRFDAVVVNDDLERAATETLHLVRSFLERP, from the coding sequence ATGCCGGAACCCCGAATCGTCATCCTGACCGCACCCAGCGGGGCCGGCAAAACCACGCTGGCCCGTCGCCTGCAGGAAGCGCTGCCCCAGCTTCGCTTCTCCGTGTCGGCTACGACCCGCCCGCCCCGACCCGGCGAGCGACATGGCATCGATTACTACTTTCTGTCTGAGGAGGCTTTCCGCAAGCTGATCGAACAGGATGCGCTGATCGAGTACGAAGAAGTATATCCTGGCCGTTTTTACGGCACCCTCCGCCGAGAAATCGAGACGGCCAGCCGCACCCATCCGGTGCTGCTCGACATTGACGTCAAAGGGGCGCTGCGCGTCAAGCAGCAGTTTGGCGACGAAGCCTTCGCCATCTTCGTGCGGCCTCCTTCCCTGGAAACGCTGGCCGAACGCCTGCGCAACCGAGGCACCGAAGACGAAACCACGCTGCGCCAGCGGCTGGAACGCGCCCGCATGGAGCTTGCGCTGGCCGACCGCTTCGACGCCGTGGTCGTCAATGACGACCTGGAACGCGCCGCAACCGAAACCCTCCATCTGGTGCGCTCGTTTCTCGAACGGCCCTAA
- the rpsB gene encoding 30S ribosomal protein S2 gives MSEHETQPVSETEASTASETTAEASEVPAETPASTETQPAHRVSIEELLKAGAHFGHLTSRWNPKMRPFIFMERNGIHIIDLVQTQQLLDRAAAAASRFARQGKKILFVGTKKQARDIVRKYAEACGQPYVVERWLGGTLTNFQTIRLSIRRMEELARMEEEGILDQLKKKERLMKRREREKLERTLGGIAQMAKLPGALFIVDVVREHIAVSEARKLGIPIIAIVDTNADPELIDYPIPANDDAVRSIELITSVIANAITEGIKQREQEEAARKAAREKRTADAETKETRSRRRKKGS, from the coding sequence ATGAGTGAACACGAAACGCAGCCGGTTTCTGAAACCGAAGCATCGACGGCCAGCGAAACAACCGCTGAAGCCTCCGAAGTCCCGGCCGAAACGCCGGCCTCCACCGAAACCCAACCCGCACACCGCGTCTCTATCGAGGAGCTGCTCAAGGCAGGGGCCCATTTTGGCCACCTGACCAGTCGGTGGAACCCTAAGATGCGCCCCTTTATTTTCATGGAGCGCAACGGAATCCACATCATTGACCTGGTGCAGACGCAGCAGCTCCTCGACCGCGCGGCTGCTGCAGCTTCCCGCTTTGCCCGGCAGGGCAAAAAGATCCTGTTTGTCGGCACTAAGAAGCAGGCGCGCGACATCGTCCGCAAATACGCGGAGGCCTGCGGGCAACCCTACGTCGTCGAACGCTGGCTGGGCGGGACGCTGACCAATTTCCAGACCATCCGCCTGAGCATTCGCCGCATGGAGGAGCTGGCCCGAATGGAAGAAGAGGGCATTCTGGACCAGCTCAAGAAAAAAGAGCGGCTGATGAAACGCCGCGAGCGAGAAAAGCTGGAGCGAACGCTCGGCGGTATTGCGCAGATGGCAAAGCTCCCAGGCGCGCTGTTCATTGTCGATGTGGTGCGCGAGCATATCGCCGTCAGTGAAGCGCGCAAGCTGGGCATTCCTATTATTGCAATCGTCGATACCAACGCCGACCCAGAACTGATCGACTACCCGATCCCGGCCAACGACGACGCCGTCCGCTCTATTGAGCTGATCACCTCGGTGATCGCCAACGCCATCACGGAAGGCATCAAACAGCGTGAACAGGAAGAGGCGGCCCGTAAGGCCGCGCGAGAAAAGCGGACGGCCGATGCAGAAACCAAGGAAACACGCAGCAGACGTCGCAAAAAGGGCTCCTGA
- a CDS encoding RNA polymerase sigma factor has product MAVYSDLGGLDALAARLPFHIDDQAAVLALYERWRAFRQAADYAQLELWLYCFVGRYFFIRAIREPHLSEVELEQLIGDTFLRLRSQLDSVREPERFVSWVGTSCRNAFLNYLRSVRRRPQPMPDDSPFEEPEVEAHLERHDLARLLPLVAAAIERLPEFLREVARLALLQGLSYTEISQRLNRSPGTVRVYLSRAFRRLREDPRLQEFL; this is encoded by the coding sequence ATGGCCGTCTATTCTGACTTAGGGGGGCTGGATGCGCTGGCGGCACGGTTGCCCTTTCATATAGACGATCAAGCCGCAGTGCTGGCCCTGTATGAGCGCTGGCGGGCGTTTCGTCAGGCGGCGGATTATGCGCAGTTAGAGCTGTGGCTTTACTGTTTTGTAGGGCGATACTTTTTTATCCGAGCGATCCGGGAGCCTCATCTATCGGAGGTAGAGCTGGAGCAGCTTATTGGTGACACGTTTTTGCGGCTTCGCAGCCAGCTCGACTCGGTGCGTGAGCCGGAGCGTTTTGTGAGTTGGGTAGGGACGTCGTGCCGCAACGCTTTTTTGAATTACCTGCGGAGCGTGCGGCGACGGCCCCAGCCTATGCCAGACGATTCGCCTTTTGAGGAACCGGAAGTAGAAGCGCATCTGGAACGCCACGATCTGGCGCGGCTGCTCCCGCTGGTTGCAGCCGCTATTGAGCGCCTTCCCGAATTTTTGCGTGAGGTGGCCCGTCTGGCTTTGCTGCAAGGGCTTTCTTACACCGAGATCAGCCAGCGACTCAACAGATCGCCAGGTACGGTGCGGGTGTATCTGAGCCGGGCTTTTCGACGCCTGCGAGAAGATCCGAGGTTACAAGAGTTTCTTTAG
- a CDS encoding YicC/YloC family endoribonuclease, with amino-acid sequence MGSNPTLSATQAGLPITQGNPAFFFETHETQSTFAAMITSMTGFGRGQAEQDGFSATVELRSVNNRYLDVSVRLPRLATLYEPDVLAAIRQAFSRGRITAQVDLRLPPEAGLLPRLNLQVARQYLTQLEALRAETGLHDPIRLEHLLALPDLFEKPDLPEEDDRIRQVLMTALQQAIEALQATRRQEGALLQADLEARLETIARHLEAIEARAPQRLVEAREKLRARVQELLRDDQIDPDRLELEIVLLADRLDITEECVRLRAHLQHFREALQAQEPSGRRLNFLTQELHREANTISAKANDATIALLAVQIKEEVEKIREQIQNIE; translated from the coding sequence GTGGGTTCGAATCCCACCCTCTCCGCCACGCAGGCCGGGTTGCCCATCACGCAAGGCAATCCGGCTTTTTTCTTTGAAACGCATGAAACGCAATCGACCTTTGCTGCTATGATCACCAGTATGACGGGCTTCGGGCGCGGCCAGGCGGAACAGGATGGCTTCAGCGCCACCGTCGAGCTACGCTCGGTCAACAACCGCTATCTGGACGTCTCAGTACGTCTCCCGCGTCTTGCCACGCTCTACGAACCCGACGTTCTGGCCGCTATTCGCCAGGCCTTCAGCCGCGGCCGCATCACGGCACAGGTCGATCTGAGATTGCCTCCGGAAGCAGGCCTGCTTCCCCGCCTGAACCTCCAGGTCGCCCGGCAGTATCTGACCCAATTGGAGGCGTTGCGCGCAGAAACCGGCCTGCACGATCCCATTCGTCTCGAACACCTGCTGGCGCTACCCGATCTGTTTGAAAAGCCAGACCTGCCCGAAGAGGACGACCGCATTCGCCAGGTACTCATGACAGCGCTTCAGCAAGCTATTGAAGCCCTGCAGGCTACGCGTCGCCAGGAAGGAGCTTTGCTCCAGGCCGATCTGGAAGCCCGCCTGGAAACCATCGCCCGCCACCTGGAAGCCATCGAAGCCCGCGCTCCCCAACGTCTGGTCGAAGCCCGCGAAAAACTGCGCGCCCGCGTGCAGGAGCTGCTTCGGGATGACCAGATCGACCCGGATCGGCTCGAACTCGAAATCGTGCTGCTGGCCGACCGACTCGACATCACCGAAGAATGTGTCCGTCTACGGGCTCACCTGCAACATTTCCGCGAAGCCCTTCAGGCCCAGGAACCCAGCGGCCGGCGTCTGAACTTTCTGACCCAGGAGCTGCACCGGGAGGCCAACACCATCAGCGCTAAAGCCAACGACGCCACCATCGCGCTGCTGGCTGTCCAGATCAAAGAAGAAGTCGAAAAAATCCGCGAGCAGATTCAGAACATTGAGTAG
- the rplM gene encoding 50S ribosomal protein L13 — protein sequence MDVNSYKTYSAKPGEVRRTWYIIDAEGQVLGRLASRIATILRGKHKPTYTPHVDMGDFVIVINAEKVRLTGKKELQKQYFHHSGYPGGVRLRTPADMRKRRPEFLIEHAVKGMLPKGPLGRRMLRKLKVYAGPSHPHGAQKPIELTL from the coding sequence ATGGATGTCAACAGCTACAAAACGTACAGCGCCAAGCCTGGAGAAGTCAGGCGCACCTGGTACATAATTGATGCCGAAGGTCAGGTGCTGGGCCGGTTGGCTTCGCGGATTGCTACCATCCTGCGAGGCAAGCATAAGCCCACATACACGCCGCACGTGGACATGGGGGACTTCGTGATTGTCATTAATGCCGAGAAGGTGCGCCTGACCGGTAAAAAGGAATTGCAGAAACAGTACTTCCACCACTCTGGGTATCCCGGTGGCGTGCGTTTGCGCACGCCGGCCGACATGCGCAAGCGTCGCCCGGAATTTCTGATTGAGCATGCGGTCAAGGGCATGCTCCCCAAAGGACCGCTCGGGCGGCGCATGCTGCGCAAACTGAAGGTGTACGCCGGTCCTTCCCACCCCCATGGAGCCCAGAAACCTATTGAACTCACGTTGTAA
- a CDS encoding tetratricopeptide repeat protein, whose translation MNQTLGDKILRFPWLSAEEQQQVLEEARRAPEWRELLDAVQSIAPLLQSVRVTPEDPMSKELLAFYLITRRLSPHPLPSALATFFAQLEAQLEADAALRQRCEEVAQQVEALARTFDARVHFEQLTGRTLSEEASVEAVEEATGARVLRPPASRCTGAGDRSARPLRRQTIWRWVERGAFVVVVLSVIYGGLFWWSRVSRSELEQLGFIAPAHLAVEHYRGEALSAQTETYQEALQQIRAAYSSFLGLFPRYDAARLARAESLLVAVVEAEPPSSPLRQEAHFLLAKVRMLQHNVEGAREVLQKIAAAEGPYTEEAQRLLTRLQCLETPARC comes from the coding sequence ATGAACCAGACCTTAGGGGATAAAATTTTGCGTTTTCCGTGGCTTTCTGCGGAGGAGCAGCAACAGGTGCTCGAGGAAGCGCGTCGCGCTCCCGAATGGAGGGAGTTGCTAGACGCTGTGCAATCCATTGCACCGCTTCTGCAATCGGTGCGTGTTACGCCGGAGGATCCCATGTCAAAAGAATTATTGGCGTTCTATCTGATTACCCGTCGACTGTCTCCGCACCCGCTTCCTTCAGCGCTGGCCACCTTTTTTGCGCAGCTAGAGGCGCAACTTGAGGCCGACGCCGCCCTTCGCCAGCGCTGTGAGGAAGTCGCCCAACAGGTAGAAGCGCTTGCCCGCACGTTCGATGCCCGGGTGCACTTTGAACAGCTTACCGGACGTACGTTGTCAGAAGAAGCCTCAGTGGAGGCGGTTGAGGAGGCCACCGGCGCACGCGTTTTGCGCCCGCCAGCGTCAAGGTGCACCGGAGCAGGAGACCGGTCAGCTCGGCCATTGCGGCGCCAGACTATCTGGCGCTGGGTGGAGCGCGGCGCCTTTGTCGTCGTGGTGCTCTCGGTGATCTATGGAGGGCTGTTCTGGTGGAGCCGGGTCTCTCGCTCTGAGCTGGAGCAGCTAGGGTTTATCGCGCCGGCACACCTTGCCGTGGAGCACTACCGGGGCGAGGCGCTTTCGGCCCAGACAGAAACCTATCAGGAGGCACTTCAGCAGATCCGGGCAGCCTACTCTTCTTTTCTGGGACTGTTTCCCCGCTACGACGCAGCACGGTTAGCCCGCGCTGAGTCGTTGCTGGTAGCCGTTGTGGAAGCTGAGCCGCCCTCTTCACCCCTTCGCCAGGAAGCACACTTTCTGTTGGCCAAGGTTCGCATGCTCCAGCATAACGTAGAGGGGGCACGCGAAGTGCTGCAAAAGATAGCTGCCGCTGAAGGACCGTATACCGAAGAGGCTCAGCGTCTGCTGACGCGTCTTCAGTGTCTGGAGACGCCGGCTCGTTGCTAG
- the frr gene encoding ribosome recycling factor, producing MPNEHLQLILDDAREHMEKSLAHLRTELAALRAGRASPAMLEDVRVEYYGTMTPLLQLASITAPQPDLLIVQPWDRSALGAIERAIINANLGLNPSNDGNIIRIPIPPLSEERRKELVRAARIRAEEARVAIRNIRRHAKDHIKKAKEEEHLPEDLCHTAEEELQKLTDTYIGKVNQLLERKEAEIMEV from the coding sequence ATACCAAACGAACACCTGCAACTGATTCTGGACGACGCGCGCGAGCATATGGAAAAATCGCTCGCGCATCTGCGCACGGAGCTGGCCGCTCTCCGGGCCGGACGCGCCTCGCCGGCCATGCTCGAAGACGTACGCGTCGAGTACTACGGCACAATGACGCCGCTACTGCAACTGGCCAGCATTACGGCCCCCCAGCCTGACTTGCTCATTGTGCAACCCTGGGATCGCTCGGCACTGGGTGCTATCGAACGAGCTATTATCAATGCAAACCTGGGCCTGAACCCCTCGAACGACGGCAACATCATCCGCATTCCCATTCCCCCCCTCTCTGAAGAGCGGCGCAAAGAACTGGTCCGTGCTGCCCGAATTCGAGCTGAAGAAGCCCGGGTGGCCATTCGAAATATCCGACGCCACGCCAAAGATCACATCAAGAAAGCCAAAGAAGAAGAGCACCTGCCCGAAGACCTGTGCCACACGGCGGAAGAAGAACTGCAAAAGCTAACCGATACCTACATTGGAAAAGTCAATCAACTGCTGGAGCGTAAGGAAGCCGAAATCATGGAAGTCTGA
- the tsf gene encoding translation elongation factor Ts, whose translation MAISAQDVKRLREMTGVGMMDCKRALEEAGGDFEAAIEILRKKGQKVAAKRAHREAKEGLVITAVREDGRAGAIVEVNCETDFVARNEEFASFAKQVAQLILDVQPADLETLLKLKLPDGRTVEEALIDLTGKIGEKIVIRRFEVLTTDSGQIISYVHPGSRLAVLVEVVGDGQLETAGRDVAMQVAAMNPIAVRREEVPEEVRQKELEIAREAARSEGKPDHIIDRIAQGKLERFYKDHVLLEQAFIKDAAITVQERLQQAGIDVRCFIRYALGE comes from the coding sequence ATGGCCATCTCTGCTCAGGATGTAAAACGACTCCGGGAAATGACCGGAGTCGGGATGATGGACTGTAAACGGGCGCTGGAAGAAGCGGGCGGCGACTTCGAGGCCGCGATTGAAATCCTGCGCAAAAAAGGGCAGAAAGTTGCCGCCAAACGCGCACACCGCGAAGCCAAAGAAGGTCTTGTTATTACCGCCGTCCGGGAAGACGGCCGCGCTGGGGCCATCGTGGAGGTCAACTGCGAAACCGATTTCGTAGCTCGCAACGAGGAATTTGCCTCGTTTGCGAAGCAGGTAGCCCAATTGATTCTGGACGTCCAACCGGCAGATCTGGAAACGCTGCTGAAGCTGAAGCTACCCGACGGGCGCACCGTCGAAGAAGCCCTTATTGACCTGACCGGCAAAATTGGCGAAAAAATTGTCATCCGACGTTTTGAGGTGCTGACGACCGACAGCGGCCAGATCATTTCCTACGTTCACCCGGGCTCCCGGCTGGCTGTGCTGGTCGAAGTTGTCGGGGATGGTCAGCTCGAAACAGCCGGCCGGGACGTGGCCATGCAGGTGGCGGCCATGAACCCCATTGCGGTGCGCCGCGAAGAAGTGCCCGAGGAAGTGCGCCAGAAAGAGCTGGAAATCGCCCGTGAGGCCGCCCGCAGTGAGGGGAAACCGGATCATATTATCGACCGCATTGCCCAGGGCAAGCTGGAGCGCTTCTATAAAGATCATGTGCTGCTGGAGCAGGCCTTCATCAAGGATGCGGCTATCACGGTGCAGGAACGTCTCCAGCAGGCCGGCATTGACGTGCGGTGCTTCATTCGGTATGCCCTGGGCGAATAA
- the coaBC gene encoding bifunctional phosphopantothenoylcysteine decarboxylase/phosphopantothenate--cysteine ligase CoaBC, producing the protein MALETHVSLESRHLLLGVTGSIAAYKAAELVRLLKKAGAEVQIIMTPDATRFITPLTLGTLSEREVLIDLFPENEPGSWTKHVHLGRWADLAIVAPATAQTLARLAHGFCDTMLSATLLSARCPVLLCPAMDHDMYHHPATQQNLEQLRRYGYEILPPEFGALASGLVGDGRLPDPERIVAHIAALLRRQASLTGKHVLVTAGPTREMIDPVRCLTNPATGTMGFALARAAARRGAQVTLISGPTWLPTPPGVTRIDVTSAQEMYEATLQHAPTADFIFMAAAVADYTPVETAPSKLKKTDDELVLRLRRTPDILAELGRRRRPDQVLVGFALETDNALANARNKLRHKNLDWIALNRLNEPGAGFGTGTNRLTLLHRSGHQEELPLLPKDEAAEVLLDRVLTRYADSNAEKAATQSV; encoded by the coding sequence ATGGCCCTGGAGACCCACGTTTCGCTCGAAAGCCGCCACCTGCTACTGGGCGTGACCGGAAGCATTGCGGCCTATAAAGCGGCCGAGCTGGTCCGGCTCCTCAAAAAAGCCGGTGCCGAAGTGCAGATTATCATGACCCCCGATGCTACCCGGTTCATCACGCCGCTGACGCTCGGCACCCTCTCCGAACGCGAAGTGCTCATCGATCTTTTTCCAGAAAACGAACCCGGCTCCTGGACCAAACACGTGCACCTGGGCCGCTGGGCCGACCTGGCCATCGTCGCTCCGGCTACAGCCCAGACTCTGGCCCGGCTGGCCCACGGATTCTGTGACACAATGCTGAGCGCCACGTTGCTTTCGGCGCGGTGCCCGGTGCTGCTCTGCCCGGCTATGGACCATGACATGTACCACCACCCCGCTACTCAGCAAAATCTGGAGCAACTGCGCCGCTATGGCTACGAGATTCTGCCGCCCGAATTTGGAGCGCTGGCCAGCGGCCTGGTAGGCGACGGCCGCCTGCCCGATCCCGAGCGCATCGTCGCCCACATCGCGGCCCTGCTTCGACGACAGGCTTCCCTGACAGGCAAGCATGTGCTGGTCACGGCCGGTCCCACCCGGGAGATGATCGATCCCGTGCGCTGCCTGACGAATCCCGCCACCGGTACGATGGGCTTTGCGCTGGCTCGGGCGGCTGCTCGACGGGGAGCCCAGGTGACGCTCATCAGTGGCCCTACATGGCTCCCCACCCCCCCCGGCGTCACGCGCATCGACGTTACCTCGGCGCAGGAAATGTATGAGGCCACGCTCCAGCACGCCCCGACGGCCGACTTTATCTTTATGGCTGCCGCCGTGGCCGACTATACGCCGGTGGAAACCGCCCCATCCAAGCTTAAAAAAACCGACGACGAACTGGTGCTGCGGCTGCGCCGCACGCCCGACATTCTGGCGGAGCTGGGCCGTCGCCGCCGCCCCGATCAGGTGCTCGTGGGCTTCGCTCTGGAAACCGACAATGCCCTGGCCAATGCCCGCAACAAACTCCGCCACAAAAACCTGGACTGGATCGCCCTGAATCGCCTGAATGAGCCCGGCGCCGGCTTTGGCACCGGCACCAATCGTCTGACGCTACTCCATCGAAGCGGCCACCAGGAAGAACTGCCGCTCTTGCCCAAAGACGAAGCCGCCGAAGTCCTGCTGGACCGCGTGCTGACCCGGTATGCCGACTCGAATGCCGAAAAAGCCGCCACCCAATCTGTCTGA
- the rpsI gene encoding 30S ribosomal protein S9 — protein sequence MATATLTQWIAVGRRKTAVARVYLRPGSGQITVNRRPFEEYFPLEWRRKVILAPFEVTGTMGQFDVLVNVKGGGLTGQAEAIRHGIARALVAYNPEFRKPLRDAGYLTRDPRMVERKKYGQPKARKRFQFSKR from the coding sequence ATGGCTACAGCAACCTTAACCCAGTGGATTGCGGTTGGTCGCCGAAAGACGGCCGTTGCGCGGGTTTACTTGCGTCCAGGCAGCGGTCAGATCACCGTGAACCGCCGCCCCTTTGAAGAATACTTCCCGCTGGAGTGGCGCCGCAAAGTGATCCTGGCGCCCTTTGAAGTGACGGGAACGATGGGACAATTTGACGTGCTCGTTAACGTGAAGGGCGGCGGCCTGACCGGACAGGCGGAGGCGATCCGCCACGGCATTGCCCGGGCGCTTGTTGCCTATAATCCAGAATTTCGCAAGCCGCTGCGTGATGCTGGCTACCTGACGCGGGACCCGCGGATGGTCGAGCGCAAGAAGTACGGCCAGCCGAAAGCCCGCAAACGGTTCCAGTTCTCGAAGCGGTAA